The Planctomicrobium piriforme genome includes a window with the following:
- a CDS encoding YbaY family lipoprotein, giving the protein MKRISLAATMLASCLTSGLPSTAWAVNPNTNQSTPTNQLNTQPYGTTTLPGQGYYNFGTGTGLGSGLGTGLGTGGGLGTDPFFNPNLYTTPSYPISTDPALRTVPNPNPGAYPAQSGRDRITSPVGPNFVPPGQTPTTPIPGQQRKWRLGVYSKDLDTGVKIHDVVNGGAAQRAGLEVNDQIIAVNGFQVGYVNGQLFDCGSEFDRVADQNGWVTLLVQNNRDTKLINVPVQLDSRLSTLNGSVALQNRQTLPSNAVVNIELKEIIGNNGAPVTFASRKVDNLNQYPIPFAIDFDPAQISPNGRYVVYASVLVNGRETHRTPQPVRVLDQPGQLRPVAMQLEQVDLNTNPYPSGQNTTDQSAQIAQIVKWFNDYLGRNPSDRELVTWLEALRQGQPIAQVQLSLLANEQFFNRCDADKRVYISRMHELLIGRQPTNEEMSYWVARYDAQGGIRRDLAKEFQGALGIH; this is encoded by the coding sequence ATGAAACGGATTTCATTGGCCGCCACAATGCTGGCGAGCTGTCTGACATCGGGCCTGCCGTCCACAGCGTGGGCGGTGAACCCGAATACGAATCAGAGTACCCCCACTAACCAGCTGAACACCCAGCCCTACGGCACGACCACGCTGCCAGGCCAGGGTTACTACAACTTTGGCACCGGAACCGGCCTCGGCAGCGGCCTGGGGACGGGGTTGGGAACCGGCGGCGGTCTCGGGACCGACCCGTTCTTCAATCCCAACCTGTACACCACGCCGAGCTACCCGATCTCGACCGATCCCGCGTTGCGGACCGTGCCGAATCCGAATCCGGGCGCCTATCCCGCTCAGTCGGGACGTGACCGGATCACCTCTCCCGTCGGTCCGAACTTCGTGCCCCCGGGCCAGACTCCCACAACGCCGATTCCCGGCCAGCAGCGCAAATGGCGACTCGGCGTCTACTCGAAAGACCTCGACACCGGCGTGAAAATTCACGATGTCGTCAACGGCGGAGCTGCTCAGCGGGCCGGACTGGAAGTCAACGACCAGATTATTGCGGTCAACGGCTTTCAGGTCGGCTACGTCAACGGCCAGTTGTTCGATTGCGGCAGCGAGTTTGATCGCGTCGCCGATCAGAACGGCTGGGTCACACTGCTCGTGCAGAATAATCGCGATACCAAGCTCATCAACGTGCCTGTCCAGCTCGATTCTCGCCTGTCGACGCTGAACGGTTCGGTGGCTTTGCAGAATCGTCAGACTCTGCCCTCCAATGCGGTGGTCAACATCGAGTTGAAAGAAATCATCGGCAACAATGGGGCGCCGGTCACCTTCGCCAGTCGCAAAGTCGACAATCTGAATCAGTACCCGATTCCGTTCGCCATCGATTTCGATCCGGCCCAGATTTCGCCGAACGGCCGGTATGTGGTCTACGCCAGCGTGCTGGTGAACGGCCGCGAAACCCACCGCACTCCGCAGCCGGTGCGGGTCCTTGATCAGCCCGGCCAGCTTCGCCCCGTCGCGATGCAGTTGGAACAGGTTGACCTCAACACCAACCCGTACCCCAGCGGCCAGAACACGACCGATCAGAGCGCACAGATCGCGCAGATCGTGAAATGGTTCAACGACTATCTCGGTCGTAACCCTTCGGATCGCGAACTGGTGACCTGGCTGGAAGCCCTGCGTCAGGGCCAGCCGATTGCCCAGGTGCAGTTGAGCCTGCTCGCCAACGAGCAGTTCTTCAATCGCTGCGACGCAGATAAACGGGTGTACATCTCCCGCATGCACGAATTGTTGATTGGTCGCCAGCCGACCAACGAAGAAATGAGCTATTGGGTCGCCCGTTATGATGCCCAGGGGGGAATTCGCCGCGATCTGGCGAAGGAATTCCAGGGCGCCCTGGGAATCCACTAG
- a CDS encoding PstS family phosphate ABC transporter substrate-binding protein, with amino-acid sequence MKLLGAKLLFAAAVVLAGSQSLLAQLPVDPGLPVYAHAEEVKGKITLAGSMTMSQLAAVWAESFKAMNPGAEIQLVSKGSVNAVPMVISGEADFGLLSRPITEAEVKAFHDKFGYMPTVIVPALEQIAIFVNKDNPIESLTLAQLDALFSKSLKRGAAKQATTWADVGVSGKLSNQPVICEGRRDETGLQVFFQYAILGNGEFRADIKENQSNVDMMKAIAANPGAIGFGGATFASPEVKAVKIALRQGEPAADIHDATYPLVRPLQIVINRDPKKPLTPIQQDFIKFVCSQRGQQDVIIGGLVPITARPAQIALEAVGLHTLN; translated from the coding sequence ATGAAACTGCTCGGAGCAAAACTGTTGTTCGCCGCCGCTGTTGTGCTGGCGGGTTCTCAAAGTCTGCTGGCTCAACTGCCGGTCGATCCCGGTCTGCCGGTGTATGCCCACGCTGAAGAAGTGAAGGGCAAAATTACCCTGGCCGGTTCGATGACCATGTCGCAACTCGCGGCCGTCTGGGCGGAATCGTTCAAAGCCATGAATCCCGGGGCTGAGATTCAACTGGTCAGCAAGGGGTCGGTCAACGCCGTCCCGATGGTCATCAGCGGCGAAGCCGACTTCGGCTTGCTGAGCCGTCCGATCACGGAAGCCGAAGTGAAGGCGTTTCACGACAAGTTTGGCTATATGCCCACGGTCATTGTGCCGGCGCTCGAGCAGATCGCCATTTTTGTGAACAAGGATAACCCGATTGAATCGCTGACCCTGGCTCAGCTCGACGCACTCTTTTCGAAGTCGCTGAAGCGGGGCGCTGCCAAGCAGGCCACCACCTGGGCCGACGTCGGCGTGTCAGGCAAGTTGTCGAATCAGCCGGTGATCTGTGAAGGCCGCCGCGACGAAACCGGCCTGCAGGTGTTCTTTCAGTACGCCATTCTGGGGAACGGCGAATTCCGCGCAGACATCAAGGAAAACCAGAGCAATGTCGACATGATGAAAGCGATTGCCGCCAATCCGGGGGCGATCGGTTTCGGCGGTGCGACCTTCGCCAGCCCCGAAGTGAAAGCCGTGAAGATCGCCCTGCGACAGGGCGAGCCTGCGGCCGATATTCACGACGCGACATACCCGCTGGTGCGTCCGCTACAGATCGTGATTAATCGCGATCCGAAGAAGCCGCTCACTCCGATTCAGCAGGACTTCATCAAGTTCGTCTGTTCGCAGCGCGGACAGCAGGACGTGATCATCGGCGGCCTGGTGCCCATCACCGCCCGCCCTGCCCAGATTGCTCTCGAAGCGGTCGGGCTGCATACCCTGAACTAG
- a CDS encoding beta strand repeat-containing protein translates to MFESRALLSGQPIYVADFEGNGGAASSDGFTINNGAEGDPSNGLWHLSTGRGDQGGHSASHSMYYGKSEGSNGGGNISSYFSNAGAIDSPSILVPYEGATFSFSYLLQQEFADGPNTGSSAPVISISADGGNFEDVTPVLISDNTSGFHQASLDLAAYIGQSIQIRFAFSSSYAYNSEGWYVDDITVQGTDPDDQISEALPATVGSVSNGTINTGYDVDMHSFSAAAGQTLSFDIDTPIAGLNSYLILFDAAGNPIATSNDNAGPGESLGIDSFLTHTFADTGNYYIGVSGNANLGYDAVLGTGDIANGSQGDYTLSIHDASDLDDEITEATPVAVGSKVTGGITSGTDVDMYAITANAGQILSLDVDISVSSHLNSVLRLFDSSGAELSINDDGAAPGEVASFESYLLYTFPSSGIFYVGVSAQGNSAYDPLTGQDSGGGLTGNYTFSVFNAVPVISSFTATGTYKENAAPAILATTAIVKDQDSSNFDTGSLTVAITSNGESSDVLSILPGGTGAAAISIDNGNQIVVAGTTVIGTFTGGTNGTPLVVTLNANATAARTQALLRRIAFSNTSDSPSALPRTASVTLTDGDGQASQAVTKTINVTPVNDAPVLGGISGSGTYAENGSPFVLAPNGTVADIDSLDFNAGKLIVSITANKQSTDVLSLKTSASLAILNGNEIWLNGQQLGTFAGGTKSSALTITLNVNATPALAQTLLRNITFSTASDNPSTLTRTVQFKLTDGDGGTSLPQTTDVNLTLANDASVVTGFDGSVNYTGPSSVILDSDAKVIDADSPDLDTGKLTVSLTANAQGTDVLSIRNQGTGTNQIGVSGGNVTYGGVLIGTFTGGTNKVSLVITFNASATPAAAQALLRNIQFKSTISTPSTLPRTVRVLINDGDNGQSAPVTKTINFV, encoded by the coding sequence TTGTTCGAATCTCGGGCATTGTTATCAGGTCAGCCTATCTATGTCGCGGACTTTGAAGGGAATGGCGGCGCTGCATCCAGCGATGGTTTCACCATCAACAATGGTGCGGAGGGCGACCCCAGCAATGGACTATGGCACCTTTCAACGGGGCGCGGCGATCAAGGGGGGCACTCCGCTTCGCACAGCATGTACTACGGCAAATCGGAAGGTTCCAATGGAGGCGGAAATATCAGTAGTTATTTCAGCAATGCCGGAGCGATCGATTCCCCGTCGATTCTAGTCCCTTATGAGGGGGCCACTTTTTCTTTCAGCTATCTGCTGCAGCAGGAATTTGCAGACGGACCAAACACTGGTTCCAGCGCCCCTGTCATTTCGATTTCGGCGGATGGCGGGAATTTTGAAGACGTGACCCCGGTCCTCATCAGTGACAACACCAGCGGGTTTCACCAAGCGAGCCTCGATCTTGCCGCATACATCGGTCAGTCGATTCAGATTCGATTCGCTTTCAGTTCGTCATATGCCTACAACTCTGAAGGCTGGTATGTCGACGACATCACCGTTCAGGGAACTGACCCTGATGACCAGATTAGCGAGGCTTTGCCCGCCACTGTGGGTTCGGTCAGCAATGGCACGATCAACACCGGTTATGACGTTGACATGCATTCGTTCTCGGCTGCCGCCGGCCAGACTTTGTCCTTTGATATTGATACGCCCATCGCGGGTCTGAATTCCTACTTGATCCTGTTCGACGCTGCCGGCAACCCGATCGCGACTTCCAATGACAATGCTGGTCCAGGCGAGTCGCTCGGCATCGACTCATTCCTGACGCACACCTTTGCCGACACGGGAAATTATTACATCGGCGTGTCAGGCAATGCGAATCTCGGCTATGACGCGGTGCTCGGCACGGGCGATATCGCCAACGGATCGCAGGGTGATTACACGCTGTCGATCCATGACGCCAGCGATCTGGACGACGAAATCACGGAGGCCACGCCTGTTGCCGTCGGCAGTAAAGTGACGGGAGGGATCACTTCCGGGACTGATGTCGACATGTACGCGATCACTGCGAATGCCGGTCAGATTCTTTCGCTGGATGTCGATATCTCGGTGAGTTCGCATCTCAATTCCGTCCTGAGGCTGTTTGATTCCAGCGGAGCAGAGCTTTCGATCAATGACGACGGCGCCGCTCCGGGCGAAGTAGCCAGCTTCGAGTCGTATCTTCTCTACACGTTCCCCTCGTCTGGGATCTTTTATGTGGGCGTCAGTGCACAGGGAAATTCGGCTTACGATCCGCTGACGGGCCAGGATTCGGGGGGTGGTCTCACTGGCAACTACACGTTCTCCGTCTTCAATGCCGTACCGGTCATTTCGTCGTTCACCGCCACCGGGACGTATAAGGAAAACGCCGCGCCCGCAATTCTAGCGACAACCGCGATCGTGAAGGATCAGGATTCCTCGAACTTTGACACCGGCTCGCTGACCGTTGCCATCACGTCGAACGGGGAAAGCAGCGATGTGCTGTCTATTCTGCCTGGCGGAACCGGGGCCGCCGCCATTTCCATCGACAATGGCAATCAGATTGTGGTGGCAGGGACGACCGTGATTGGAACATTCACTGGCGGGACGAATGGAACTCCATTGGTGGTCACGTTGAATGCGAATGCCACGGCCGCCCGTACGCAGGCCCTGCTGCGGCGGATCGCCTTTAGCAACACCAGTGACAGTCCTTCGGCTCTGCCGCGCACCGCCAGCGTCACGCTGACGGATGGAGATGGCCAAGCCAGTCAGGCGGTGACGAAGACCATTAACGTCACTCCCGTTAATGACGCTCCCGTGCTGGGCGGGATCAGCGGATCGGGCACTTATGCTGAAAATGGATCTCCATTCGTCCTCGCGCCGAACGGCACCGTGGCAGACATTGATTCTCTCGATTTTAATGCAGGGAAACTGATCGTCTCGATTACGGCCAACAAGCAGTCGACCGATGTCCTTTCGCTCAAGACCAGCGCCTCATTGGCGATTCTCAATGGCAACGAGATCTGGCTGAACGGGCAGCAGTTGGGAACCTTCGCAGGCGGGACGAAAAGTTCAGCATTGACTATCACCCTGAATGTCAATGCCACGCCGGCCCTCGCGCAGACATTGCTACGGAATATCACATTCAGCACGGCGTCCGACAATCCGTCGACGCTGACCCGCACGGTGCAGTTCAAGCTCACCGACGGCGATGGCGGAACGAGTCTTCCGCAGACCACGGATGTGAATCTCACCCTGGCAAACGATGCCTCCGTCGTGACCGGCTTCGACGGCAGTGTGAATTACACCGGCCCGTCATCAGTGATTCTGGATTCGGATGCGAAAGTCATCGATGCGGACTCTCCGGATCTGGATACCGGCAAGCTGACCGTGTCCTTGACGGCAAATGCCCAGGGGACCGATGTGCTGTCGATCCGTAACCAGGGGACCGGCACGAACCAAATCGGCGTGAGCGGCGGTAATGTGACTTATGGCGGCGTGCTTATTGGCACGTTCACCGGGGGGACAAACAAGGTCTCGCTGGTCATTACTTTCAATGCCAGCGCCACGCCTGCCGCTGCTCAGGCACTGCTGCGGAACATTCAGTTCAAGAGCACGATCAGCACGCCGTCGACCCTGCCCCGCACGGTCCGCGTCCTCATTAACGACGGCGACAACGGCCAGAGCGCGCCTGTGACGAAGACGATCAATTTCGTGTGA